One stretch of Mycolicibacterium fallax DNA includes these proteins:
- a CDS encoding stage II sporulation protein M → MDVDAFVLAHRDTWDRLEDLIRRRRRLTGAEADELVDLYQRVSTHLSMVRSSAGDSALVGRLSTLVARARAAVTGAHAPLRREFVRFWTVSFPVVAYRARYWWLGTTAAFFAVAILIAVWVSHNPDVQAAIGTPAEIAQIVDHDFESYYSDHPAGLFALQVWTNNAWLAVICVAFSVLLGLPIPYVLFLNAANLGVMAGLMAGAGKTSFMLGLLIPHGLLELSAVFLAAAVGMRLGWSVIAPGDRPRVQVLAEQGRAVVAVAAGLVVMLFISGLLEALVTPSPLPTAMRIAIGVAAEALFIGYIWHFGRRAERAGDSGDLADAPDVVPTG, encoded by the coding sequence GTGGATGTCGACGCTTTCGTGCTCGCCCACCGCGACACCTGGGACCGGCTGGAGGATCTGATCCGGCGCCGGCGCCGGCTGACGGGGGCGGAGGCCGACGAACTCGTCGACCTCTACCAGCGGGTCTCCACCCACCTGTCGATGGTGCGCAGCTCGGCCGGGGACTCGGCGCTGGTGGGACGGCTGTCCACGCTGGTGGCGCGGGCCCGGGCCGCGGTGACCGGCGCGCACGCCCCGCTGCGGCGCGAATTCGTTCGGTTCTGGACGGTGTCCTTCCCGGTGGTGGCCTACCGCGCCCGGTACTGGTGGCTGGGCACGACGGCGGCGTTCTTCGCGGTGGCGATCCTGATCGCGGTGTGGGTCTCGCACAATCCTGACGTGCAGGCCGCCATCGGCACCCCCGCCGAGATCGCCCAGATCGTCGACCACGACTTCGAGAGCTACTACTCCGACCATCCGGCCGGGCTGTTCGCGCTGCAGGTGTGGACGAACAACGCCTGGCTGGCGGTGATCTGCGTGGCGTTCTCGGTGCTGCTGGGCCTGCCGATTCCCTACGTGTTGTTCCTCAACGCGGCGAACCTCGGGGTGATGGCCGGGCTGATGGCCGGGGCGGGCAAGACGTCGTTCATGCTCGGGTTGCTGATTCCGCACGGTCTGCTGGAACTGTCGGCGGTGTTCCTGGCCGCCGCGGTCGGGATGCGGTTGGGCTGGTCGGTGATCGCCCCCGGCGACCGGCCGCGCGTTCAGGTGCTCGCCGAGCAGGGCCGCGCGGTGGTGGCGGTGGCCGCCGGGCTGGTGGTGATGCTGTTCATCTCCGGCCTGCTGGAGGCGCTGGTCACCCCGTCGCCGTTGCCGACGGCGATGCGCATCGCGATCGGCGTCGCCGCGGAGGCGTTGTTCATCGGCTACATCTGGCATTTCGGCCGGCGGGCCGAGCGGGCCGGGGACAGCGG
- a CDS encoding RDD family protein has product MSAPPTGSIVTGDAVVLDVQIAQLPVRAVSALIDIVVMGLGLILGTLLWALTLSRLDPAFSAAVLIIFTALVIVGYPVIFETATRGRSLGKLAMGLRVVSDDGSPERFRQALFRGLASIVEIWSLTGSPAVITSLLSAKGKRLGDIFAGTMVISERGPKLSPPPPMPPQLAGWASSLQLSGLGPEQAEMARQFLSRAPSLQPWVREDMANRIAAEVAARISPPPPPGTPPQYLLAAVLAERHRRELARLRVTPVGPVPTAGHPGQAWPPAPMPAPMPPAPMPAPMPPAPAPQWQRPASARPAQPDPGGFTPPD; this is encoded by the coding sequence ATGTCCGCGCCGCCCACCGGTTCCATCGTCACCGGCGACGCCGTGGTGCTCGACGTGCAGATCGCCCAGCTGCCGGTGCGCGCGGTCAGCGCGTTGATCGACATCGTGGTGATGGGGCTGGGTCTGATACTCGGCACCCTGCTGTGGGCGCTGACGCTGTCGCGGCTGGATCCGGCGTTCAGCGCCGCGGTGCTGATCATCTTCACCGCGCTGGTGATCGTCGGCTATCCGGTGATCTTCGAGACCGCGACCCGGGGCCGCAGCCTGGGCAAGCTGGCGATGGGCCTGCGGGTGGTGTCTGACGACGGCAGCCCGGAACGGTTCCGCCAGGCACTGTTTCGCGGGCTGGCCTCGATCGTGGAGATCTGGTCGCTGACCGGCAGCCCGGCGGTGATCACCAGCCTGCTGTCGGCCAAGGGCAAGCGGCTCGGCGACATCTTCGCCGGCACCATGGTGATCAGCGAACGCGGCCCGAAGCTGTCCCCGCCGCCGCCGATGCCGCCGCAGCTGGCCGGCTGGGCCTCATCGCTGCAGTTGTCCGGGCTGGGGCCCGAGCAGGCCGAGATGGCCCGGCAGTTCCTGTCCCGGGCGCCGAGCCTGCAGCCGTGGGTGCGCGAGGACATGGCGAACCGGATCGCCGCCGAGGTGGCCGCCCGGATCTCGCCGCCGCCTCCGCCGGGGACCCCGCCGCAGTATCTGCTGGCCGCGGTGCTGGCCGAGCGGCACCGTCGCGAACTCGCCCGGCTGCGCGTCACGCCCGTCGGCCCGGTCCCGACGGCCGGCCACCCCGGCCAGGCCTGGCCTCCGGCCCCGATGCCGGCGCCGATGCCCCCCGCTCCGATGCCGGCGCCCATGCCGCCGGCTCCGGCGCCGCAGTGGCAGCGGCCGGCGTCCGCCCGTCCGGCTCAGCCCGACCCGGGCGGGTTCACCCCGCCGGACTGA